Below is a genomic region from Citrobacter tructae.
ACGGTAACGGTCCGGTCGATGCAATCTACCAGGCCATCAACCGTATTACCGACTACAACGTCGAGCTGGTGAAATACAGTCTGACCGCAAAAGGCCACGGTAAAGATGCGCTGGGCCAAGTGGATATCGTCGCCAACTTTAATGGCCGTCGTTTCCACGGCGTAGGTCTGGCAACGGATATCGTCGAATCCTCCGCCAAAGCAATGGTGCATGTGCTGAACAATATCTGGCGTGCCGAAGAAGTCGAAAAAGAATTGCAACGCAAAGCTCAAAACAACGAGAACAATAAGGAAACCGTGTGATGTCGAAGAATTATCATGTTGCTGTTTTGCCGGGTGACGGTATTGGCCCGGAAGTGATGGCGCAGGCCCTGAAAGTACTGGACGCAATTCGTACCCGTTTCGCTATGCGCATTACCACCAGCCACTATGACGTGGGCGGAATCGCCATCGACAACCACGGACAACCGCTGCCGCCTGCAACGGTTGAAGGTTGTGAACAGGCCGATGCGATTTTGTTTGGCTCCGTGGGCGGCCCGAAATGGGAAAATTTGCCGCCAAACCAGCAACCTGAACGTGGTGCACTGCTTCCATTACGTAAGCACTTCAAATTATTCAGCAACCTGCGTCCGGCTAAGCTGTATCAGGGACTGGAAGCATTTTGCCCTCTGCGTGCCGATATTGCCGCCAACGGTTTCGACATCCTGTGCGTGCGCGAACTGACGGGCGGTATCTATTTCGGTCAGCCAAAAGGCCGCGAAGGTAGCGGCCAACATGAAAAAGCCTTTGATACCGAGGTCTATCATCGTTTCGAGATCGAACGTATTGCACGCATTGCGTTTGAGTCAGCACGCCAACGCCGCTGCAAAGTCACTTCGGTTGATAAAGCAAACGTGCTGCAAACCTCTATTCTGTGGCGCGAAATCGTCAATGAAATTGCCAATGAATACCCGGACGTTGTCCTGACGCATATGTACATCGACAACGCGACCATGCAGTTGATTAAAGATCCGTCTCAGTTTGACGTGCTGCTGTGCTCCAACCTGTTTGGCGACATCCTGTCTGATGAATGCGCGATGATCACCGGCTCCATGGGCATGCTGCCGTCTGCCAGCCTGAATGAGCAGGACTTCGGCCTGTACGAGCCAGCCGGTGGTTCGGCACCGGATATCGCCGGGAAAAACATTGCCAACCCGATTGCCCAAATTTTGTCGCTGGCACTGTTGCTGCGCTACAGCCTGGATGCTAATAACGCTGCCACCGCCATTGAAAGCGCCGTCAACCGCGCATTAGCAGAAGGTATTCGCACCGGTGATTTAGCCCGTGGCGCCGCCGCAGTCAGTACCGATGAGATGGGCGATATCATTGCTCGTTACGTCGCAGAAGGGGTGTAATCATGGCTAAAACGTTATATGAAAAATTGTTCGATGCGCACGTGGTCTTTGAAGCGCAGAACGAAACTCCGCTGCTGTATATCGACCGTCATCTGGTACATGAAGTGACCTCGCCGCAAGCATTTGATGGCCTGCGGGCGCACAAGCGTCCAGTACGCCAGCCGGGTAAAACCTTCGCCACCATGGATCATAACGTCTCGACGCAAACCAAAGACATTAACGCTTCAGGCGAAATGGCGCGTATCCAGATGCAGGAACTGATCAAAAACTGCAATGAGTTCGGCGTCGAACTGTACGATCTGAACCACCCTTTTCAGGGTATCGTCCACGTGATGGGACCCGAACAGGGCGTGACCTTACCGGGTATGACCATCGTCTGCGGTGACTCCCACACCGCCACGCACGGCGCGTTTGGTGCGCTGGCGTTTGGAATAGGGACGTCCGAAGTCGAACACGTGCTGGCTACGCAAACCCTGAAACAGGGGCGCGCAAAAACCATGAAGATCGAAGTCAATGGCACTGCCGCGCCGGGGATTACCGCCAAAGATATCGTGCTGGCGATTATCGGTAAAACCGGTAGCGCAGGCGGTACTGGTCACGTGGTTGAGTTTTGTGGCGACGCCATCCGTGCGCTGAGCATGGAAGGTCGTATGACCCTGTGCAATATGGCGATCGAAATGGGGGCCAAAGCGGGCCTGGTTGCGCCGGATGAAACCACCTTTAACTATGTGCAAGGGCGCTTGCATGCACCAAAAGGTCAGGATTTTTCTGATGCCGTCGCATACTGGAAAACGCTGAAAACCGACGACGATGCGACGTTTGATACCGTCGTTACCCTGCAGGCAGAGGAGATCGCACCGCAGGTCACCTGGGGTACGAACCCCGGTCAGGTGATCTCAGTGAACGATAACATTCCCGATCCGGCATCTTTTTCCGATCCGGTAGAACGCGCGTCGGCGGAAAAAGCGCTGGCCTATATGGGGCTGAAGCCGGGCATTCCGTTGACGGAAGTGGCTATCGATAAAGTGTTTATCGGCTCCTGCACCAACTCCCGTATTGAAGATTTACGCGCCGCCGCTGAAATCGCCAAAGGGCGCAAAGTCGCTCCTGGCGTGCAGGCGCTGGTAGTGCCGGGTTCTGGTCCGGTCAAAGCACAGGCAGAAGCGGAAGGTCTGGATAAGATTTTCATTGAAGCCGGTTTTGAATGGCGTTTACCGGGCTGTTCCATGTGCCTGGCGATGAACAACGATCGTCTGAATCCGGGTGAGCGCTGTGCTTCCACCAGCAACCGTAACTTTGAAGGTCGTCAGGGCCGCGGTGGACGTA
It encodes:
- the leuB gene encoding 3-isopropylmalate dehydrogenase; translated protein: MSKNYHVAVLPGDGIGPEVMAQALKVLDAIRTRFAMRITTSHYDVGGIAIDNHGQPLPPATVEGCEQADAILFGSVGGPKWENLPPNQQPERGALLPLRKHFKLFSNLRPAKLYQGLEAFCPLRADIAANGFDILCVRELTGGIYFGQPKGREGSGQHEKAFDTEVYHRFEIERIARIAFESARQRRCKVTSVDKANVLQTSILWREIVNEIANEYPDVVLTHMYIDNATMQLIKDPSQFDVLLCSNLFGDILSDECAMITGSMGMLPSASLNEQDFGLYEPAGGSAPDIAGKNIANPIAQILSLALLLRYSLDANNAATAIESAVNRALAEGIRTGDLARGAAAVSTDEMGDIIARYVAEGV
- the leuC gene encoding 3-isopropylmalate dehydratase large subunit is translated as MAKTLYEKLFDAHVVFEAQNETPLLYIDRHLVHEVTSPQAFDGLRAHKRPVRQPGKTFATMDHNVSTQTKDINASGEMARIQMQELIKNCNEFGVELYDLNHPFQGIVHVMGPEQGVTLPGMTIVCGDSHTATHGAFGALAFGIGTSEVEHVLATQTLKQGRAKTMKIEVNGTAAPGITAKDIVLAIIGKTGSAGGTGHVVEFCGDAIRALSMEGRMTLCNMAIEMGAKAGLVAPDETTFNYVQGRLHAPKGQDFSDAVAYWKTLKTDDDATFDTVVTLQAEEIAPQVTWGTNPGQVISVNDNIPDPASFSDPVERASAEKALAYMGLKPGIPLTEVAIDKVFIGSCTNSRIEDLRAAAEIAKGRKVAPGVQALVVPGSGPVKAQAEAEGLDKIFIEAGFEWRLPGCSMCLAMNNDRLNPGERCASTSNRNFEGRQGRGGRTHLVSPAMAAAAAVTGHFADIRSIK